From a region of the Impatiens glandulifera chromosome 4, dImpGla2.1, whole genome shotgun sequence genome:
- the LOC124935480 gene encoding anthocyanidin 3-O-glucosyltransferase 7-like: protein MDTELHVAVLAFPFGIHAAPLLAFVRRLAEAAPNVTFSFHSTATSNARLFSSEPNNRIKSFDVSDGVPKDYVFSGGKQECMNMFFSAAYTSFSEAITAAEKEIGIKVSCLITDAFLGFSADLAAETGVPWVPYWTSAACALSTHFRTDLIRERIGKEVGNVNVDESLNFIPGMSKVKIDDLPEGIISGDLTIPFFELLREMGLKLPNAAAVVVNTFEELEPEVTFDLKSNLKKFLCVGPANLVQPIVNLSDESGCLQWLDGFGPASVCYTVFGPIVRLSPEEIVALAEALEETQFPFLWLIKDEAKRFLPKGFLERTKEKGKLVSWAPQEQVLNHASVGAFLTHCVWSSINEGIVGGVPLICRPFIGDQNLNSRMVESVWEIGLKIPTGKITKGGAVAALKRVLSSEDGVQMRENARRLREVAIKAVEPDGSSTANFKSVVKIITNNDN from the coding sequence ATGGACACGGAGCTTCACGTGGCTGTTCTTGCGTTCCCGTTCGGCATACACGCCGCTCCCCTCCTAGCGTTTGTCCGGCGTCTGGCCGAGGCTGCGCCAAACGTAACCTTCTCCTTCCACAGCACCGCCACTTCAAACGCGAGACTATTCTCATCGGAACCCAATAACAGAATCAAGTCGTTTGATGTCTCTGATGGAGTACCGAAAGATTACGTTTTTTCCGGAGGGAAACAGGAGTGCATGAATATGTTCTTCTCCGCGGCCTATACAAGCTTCTCGGAAGCTATTACGGCTGCGGAAAAAGAAATAGGGATTAAAGTAAGTTGCTTGATAACAGATGCTTTTCTGGGGTTTTCTGCAGATTTGGCCGCGGAAACTGGCGTTCCTTGGGTTCCTTATTGGACGTCCGCGGCGTGCGCTCTCTCGACGCATTTTCGCACGGATTTGATTAGAGAAAGGATTGGTAAAGAAGTGGGTAATGTTAACGTCGACGAATCGTTGAATTTCATCCCTGGAATGTCGAAAGTAAAGATTGATGATTTACCAGAAGGGATTATATCAGGTGACTTGACCATTCCGTTTTTCGAATTGCTCCGGGAAATGGGGTTGAAGCTTCCGAACGCAGCCGCAGTCGTCGTGAATACCTTCGAAGAGTTGGAGCCTGAGGTTACGTTTGATCTCAAATCCAACCTAAAAAAATTCCTCTGCGTCGGGCCGGCCAACCTTGTCCAACCCATTGTCAATTTATCCGACGAGAGCGGATGTCTTCAATGGTTGGACGGTTTTGGGCCTGCATCAGTCTGCTACACAGTGTTTGGTCCCATAGTTAGGCTCTCGCCGGAGGAGATAGTTGCATTGGCGGAAGCGTTGGAGGAAACCCAATTCCCGTTTCTCTGGTTAATCAAGGACGAAGCGAAACGGTTCTTACCAAAAGGGTTTCTGGAAAGGACAAAGGAAAAAGGGAAACTTGTTTCGTGGGCGCCGCAAGAGCAAGTTCTCAACCATGCATCGGTCGGAGCGTTCTTGACGCATTGTGTGTGGAGCTCGATAAATGAGGGGATAGTTGGCGGGGTGCCCTTAATTTGTAGGCCATTCATTGGGGACCAGAATCTGAACAGCAGGATGGTGGAGAGTGTTTGGGAAATCGGATTGAAGATTCCGACCGGAAAAATTACAAAAGGTGGCGCGGTCGCTGCGTTGAAGAGGGTTTTGTCGTCGGAAGATGGCGTTCAAATGCGAGAGAACGCTCGACGCTTAAGGGAAGTGGCTATTAAGGCTGTTGAGCCAGATGGGAGTTCAACTGCAAATTTCAAAAGTGTAGTGAAGATTATCACTAATAATGATAATTAG